The Theileria annulata chromosome 2, complete sequence, *** SEQUENCING IN PROGRESS *** genomic sequence ataatatgaatacaaattatagtaaattaaaattgtcaACTTGATATTTGGTTCATAAACGAATATTCGTACTTAACTGAAAGAATCAATGTACATATTGTACAAAtctttattataaaatttaaaattctttacATTAATTGACTGATGAAATCTGAAAAATATTGAAGTCGGATTAGATTTAAGGTTCATGgtaatcaaatttaaacaGTCCACTGGAATGGTTAACTCAAGCTAAGTATCAGGTTGTTTGACACCAGAGGAAAGTTTTGTATTTACATTTTCTTCCTTTGCCTTTTTATAAACATTATTTTGGAAAATGAAATGACAACCAGTTCCTTTGTCATCAATAAGTGAGACAATGGATGGAaacttattattatcaatatagACGTTTGCTTTTACATAATGACTTTCATCTATTTTAAGATGAAAGTAATTTTTCGCATTGAGAAATATTACAttgttgtattttttatgtGGCTCATTGGGGGTTTCAAATGTGTGAACATAATGTGTATACCCTTGATGAGATGTATCTCCATTAGAGACAGTTACACTAAACCCATCCTGTTGTTTGTCATAGTAACTAGAAGTTTGATCTAACTTCAAATAAAGTGAATCAAAATTCTGATGTGCTAGTCTTCTCAAAACATCCAATGGATTAGAGGTGTTAATTGACTCTCTAAGGTATCTTTTTCTTTTATAAACATAAGCAACATCCACGGCACCTCTAAGAACAACGATTAAGGGAATGAGCTTATCTTTGGTAAGAAAGTAAGAATCTACACTTGTTAATTCTGGATCATCAAAAGTAATATCAGCACCATCCAATGCAATTAATCTAAATTTAGATTGAATACCGTCTAGCCTAAGACTGTGAGTAAACTTAAAGAATTCACTCAGTTGGACCTCATCGACGGATACCATAATATCGGCATCTGGTAATGAAGATGTAGTTGATTCTCCTGTGTAATGATAATTGGTCATTTTTGAAACATCAATTTTAAgatatttgtaattatgATATACCAAATATTTCAAGgtgttttttaaatcaacaaTAAGGTTATCCATAGAAACATAACCATTATTCTCGAGCTTATAAAATTTCTGTCTTACTGATCCATTCAAAATGACCAAAAGTGGTTTAGTCAAATGTTTATTGTGATAATATGCTTCCAATGACGAAACTTTGGTTTGGTCTACACTCAGGTTAGGTTCGTTGataaactttaaaatgCTAAATGGTTTATTAACACCATCTACAGTAAGGGTATGAACACATCTCCTGAAAGGCTTAAGAGGATAATCCTCCTGACGTTTCACTGTTAATTGATTTCGGGTTTGATAACTTGAAATACCACCTTCAAAATCGTATGGATCATGTCTTGCTAGATTGATAGCCAGAACATTATTCACTTCAAAGTTAGCAAGTGTTAAGTAATAAGTGAACATAGAAGTGTCTGTTTGTAGATTGTAATGAGGATAACCAAAGTAGTTTAAGAAACCAAGATGTGCAAACATCCTTATATAAATTGGTTTTGCTGATTCCGGCTCCCagaaataaacaaataatttacgTATTAAGAAATGACGCATAAACCCAGTAAGAGAGTCCCTTCCATATTTGAACCTGTGGACCCTGACACTGGCGAAGTCAACGGTGCTACCAGTATCATTATAAATAGTGTGAATATATGCTTTGAATCCAGGGTATAGATTTGTATCGGATGAACTAGGGTCAGATTCTGGTAGAGATGAACTAGGTTCAGTCACATATACCTTATACTTACCAAATTTGTAATTCCCTGATTTTTTGGAAAAATCAATCATTGTAATATCATCCCTTAGCAAAAGGTAGTGTTCATCAAGAATATTTGTATTCAACTCTTGAACATTAATGGATTCCCATTTGTTGTTTCCTTTATGGACATAGGTCTTAAATCCAGTCTGATCTTTTAATCTAATACACAATGGTTCGTCGTATTCACCAACATAAAGCTCAAGTTCAGAAACGTTTTCACAATCGAGTTCGAAATTAGAGAGGAAATGCCTAATATGAGGTTTAAATGTCCTGTCGTTAGTGACTGAACAGCTGTACTTCTTAAAAACATCATCAACCTTGTGCTTCTTAATATTCAATTCATCATTTCCTTGTATAATCTTATAAGGAGTTTCCTCAGTAGCAAGAGTAATAGCTGAAAGATCAAAAACTAAATCTTCTTTAGTGAGATTCATTTCAGGGAGAATATTGACGAAAGTTTCTTGTTCAGGTTCTTTAATCATGTAGTTAGCATCCCATCCAGTTGTTAATACATCTGGATACATATTATTGAGAAGTGGTTTAGGTTCAGgttttttagatttatcTAATTCATCAAGAGTCCATCCAGTTGTTAATACATCTGGATACATATTATTGAGAAGTGGTTTAGGTTCAGgttttttagatttatcTAATTCATCAAGAGTCCATCCAGTTGTTAATACATCTGGATACAGATTATTGAGAAGTGGTTTAGGTTCAGGTTTATGTTCAACTATATCACTATTATCATGCCATCCAGAAGGAAATCCACTAGCAGTATCAAAACTAACATCTTCAGGTTTAGGTTCAGGTTTATGTTCAACTATATCACTATTATCATGCCATCCAGAAGGAAATCCATTAGCAGTATCAAAACTAACATCATCAGGTTTAGGTTCAGgttttttagatttatcTAATTCATCAAGAGTCCAACCAGTTGTTAATACATCTGGATACATATTATTGAGAAGTGGTTTAGGTTCAGGTTTATGTTCAACTATATCACTATTATCATGCCATCCAGAAGGAAATCCAGCAGCAGTATCAAAACTAACATCTTCAGGTTTAGGTTCAGgttttttagatttatcTAATTCATCAAGAGTCCAACCAGTTGTTAATACATCTGGATACATATTATTGAGAAGTGGTTTAGGTTCAGgttttttagatttatcTAATTCATCAAGAGTCCAACCAGTTGTTAATACATCTGGATACAGATTATTGAGAAGTGGTTTAGGTTCAGGTTTAGTTTGTGGTTTAGGTTCAGGTTTATGTTCAACTATATCACTATTATCATGCCAACCAGAAGGAAATCCAGCAGCAGTATCAAAACTAACATCATCAGGTTTAGGTTCAGgttttttagatttatcTAATTCATCAAGAGTCCATCCAGTTGTTAATACATCTGGATACATATTATTGAGAAGTGGTTTAGGTTCAGgttttttagatttatcTAATTCATCAAGAGTCCAACCAGTTGTTAATACATCTGGATACAGATTATTGAGAAGTGGTTTAGGTTCAGGTTTAGTTTGTGGTTTAGGTTCAGGTTTATGTTCAACTATATCACTATTATCATGCCAACCAGAAGGAAATCCAGCAGCAGTATCAAAACTAACATCATCAGgttttttagatttatcCAATTCATCAAGAGTCCAACCAGTTGTTAATACATCTGGATACATATTATTGAGAAGTGGTTTAGGTTCAGGTTCTTTAATCATGTAGGTAGCATCCAAATCCGAATCAAGTTCAATAGTAGGTTCAACTTCAGGTTCTTTAATCATGTAGGTAGCATCCAAATCCGAATCAAGTTCAGTATCAGTAGAATCAACTTCTGATTCAGGTTTAGAAATTTTTGTAGGTATTTCTAGATCATTTGGATTGATTGAATCATCTCCATTTGCAAATGGGAATGGACCTATTGATAGAAGTTGTCCCTTGGGAGAATAGTGATGAAAGTCTTCATCATGCCAAATTGTTACGAAGTCACCTGAATCTTGATTATTGAAAACCGTGAAACCAGAAATAGGTTCAACTTTTAAAAAGTTGACCTCATTGGATTCAACAACAAATTTCTGTATCATGAGAGGTTGTTGATATGTGTGAGTCCATCCAGTGAGTTTGGCTGTAGGAAATTCATGCTCAATGCTATTAACATTAGCATTATATGTGCCCACGGAATAGTTCTCTGTTTTAAGAATGTTTACGTCAATAACATCGAGATTGCCTTTAAGTTTCAAGTCAGAATCATTTTCTAAGTGGAAGGACCAAATAATTTCAGTGCTAGGAGTATCAACTTTAGCCTTTTTATTCCTATAAATCAATCCAACAGACAAACAGATGATTGAGATAGCTACAAATCCAACGACTAATGATGCGATAATAGAAACTTTTCCCATAAAGGTTGATAACCTAACTCAGTTGAAAATCATTTAATCagtttaatatacaatCAAGCTGTGattaagtataaaattatctataaGCTTATTGTCAACAATATGCTTGAATGCAAGTTGATTTGTCGTTAAAATAACCGTTTTTGAATATGCGATGGGGAGATTCCTTTCTCAAAATGCTACAAGCATTTCTGCTCTATCTActttattgaataaattcTTTTATAATCATCTTATATTTAATACCAATTTACTATGTTATTTTCGTGCTAACATTTCTCCATACTCCTATTATACTAATCTATGGCTCTCTTACCTATTACACCTTAATTATGTTACATCACcaaattacacattttttcTACACAAATTGATTCATTTACttttttgttttatattttaacaaaaattcACTTCACATTCATTTTAATGCTTGTACATTCACTTCAATTCACATCAAAAACATCCAACTTATTTctttcatttattaacatttgaATCGCATATTCATAATCTAACACATCCAATCACTAGATCATTTGATAAACCagatatttttttctaataaatttgtatgtATAATCAACCttgtatattatagtatattaaaatcccaattcataattaattaaacataCGCTCACAAACCAGATTATTCTTATATAGATACTTATGCTTTAATCTGGTTCTGTGCCACGCTAAGTTATTTCCACATTTGCAACTAGTATCTGTCAACCCTGTGTTACCgttattattataccaaCTGATcatctaaattaatataccaTAAAAGTCATATCTAACTATACTCAATTTTGAACCATTGTATTAGTTTCtaatattagatttaatgtatattaaccaatttttaatttagtgattagttatttaagGGATTAGTTTGTGATTAGTATTATTGCCTATAATAACTTGTTTCACATAACTAACTCATTATCTTTTATACTCTTATCAACATCACTGTTTCTTTAACTTCGCACCCATATTCTTCTTCTGACCTTCTTATACTGTATACCAATTAATATCAGCAATGTCAACCCTACTATTATCCCCAGTCTGGCCCAATTAGCTTGTTGG encodes the following:
- a CDS encoding uncharacterized protein (1 transmembrane domain at aa 5-27;~1 probable transmembrane helix predicted for TA09440 by TMHMM2.0 at aa 5-27;~Signal anchor predicted for TA09440 by SignalP 2.0 HMM (Signal peptide probability 0.319, signal anchor probability 0.674) with cleavage site probability 0.117 between residues 25 and 26), which gives rise to MGKVSIIASLVVGFVAISIICLSVGLIYRNKKAKVDTPSTEIIWSFHLENDSDLKLKGNLDVIDVNILKTENYSVGTYNANVNSIEHEFPTAKLTGWTHTYQQPLMIQKFVVESNEVNFLKVEPISGFTVFNNQDSGDFVTIWHDEDFHHYSPKGQLLSIGPFPFANGDDSINPNDLEIPTKISKPESEVDSTDTELDSDLDATYMIKEPEVEPTIELDSDLDATYMIKEPEPKPLLNNMYPDVLTTGWTLDELDKSKKPDDVSFDTAAGFPSGWHDNSDIVEHKPEPKPQTKPEPKPLLNNLYPDVLTTGWTLDELDKSKKPEPKPLLNNMYPDVLTTGWTLDELDKSKKPEPKPDDVSFDTAAGFPSGWHDNSDIVEHKPEPKPQTKPEPKPLLNNLYPDVLTTGWTLDELDKSKKPEPKPLLNNMYPDVLTTGWTLDELDKSKKPEPKPEDVSFDTAAGFPSGWHDNSDIVEHKPEPKPLLNNMYPDVLTTGWTLDELDKSKKPEPKPDDVSFDTANGFPSGWHDNSDIVEHKPEPKPEDVSFDTASGFPSGWHDNSDIVEHKPEPKPLLNNLYPDVLTTGWTLDELDKSKKPEPKPLLNNMYPDVLTTGWTLDELDKSKKPEPKPLLNNMYPDVLTTGWDANYMIKEPEQETFVNILPEMNLTKEDLVFDLSAITLATEETPYKIIQGNDELNIKKHKVDDVFKKYSCSVTNDRTFKPHIRHFLSNFELDCENVSELELYVGEYDEPLCIRLKDQTGFKTYVHKGNNKWESINVQELNTNILDEHYLLLRDDITMIDFSKKSGNYKFGKYKVYVTEPSSSLPESDPSSSDTNLYPGFKAYIHTIYNDTGSTVDFASVRVHRFKYGRDSLTGFMRHFLIRKLFVYFWEPESAKPIYIRMFAHLGFLNYFGYPHYNLQTDTSMFTYYLTLANFEVNNVLAINLARHDPYDFEGGISSYQTRNQLTVKRQEDYPLKPFRRCVHTLTVDGVNKPFSILKFINEPNLSVDQTKVSSLEAYYHNKHLTKPLLVILNGSVRQKFYKLENNGYVSMDNLIVDLKNTLKYLVYHNYKYLKIDVSKMTNYHYTGESTTSSLPDADIMVSVDEVQLSEFFKFTHSLRLDGIQSKFRLIALDGADITFDDPELTSVDSYFLTKDKLIPLIVVLRGAVDVAYVYKRKRYLRESINTSNPLDVLRRLAHQNFDSLYLKLDQTSSYYDKQQDGFSVTVSNGDTSHQGYTHYVHTFETPNEPHKKYNNVIFLNAKNYFHLKIDESHYVKANVYIDNNKFPSIVSLIDDKGTGCHFIFQNNVYKKAKEENVNTKLSSGLTIPVDCLNLITMNLKSNPTSIFFRFHQSINVKNFKFYNKDLYNMYIDSFS